In Primulina huaijiensis isolate GDHJ02 chromosome 4, ASM1229523v2, whole genome shotgun sequence, the DNA window ACCTTGACGAAACAGCAGGCAAAAAGTCTACAAACGCCTGACCTTCCTTAGAGTCCCCAATAGTCTCTTTAATCCTCGTCACTTTGGTTTTGATCAAATCCTCCATTTCTTCTATAAGTTCATGGATATATTCAGATAATCTAGCGGAGCTCTTTGCCTCGTTACCTGTAGATCGTTCTAGAATTCGATCAAATACATGAGACTCAATGGCATCCTCAGCTGCATAAGCCATATCTGTGATTCGCCTCTCCAATCCAGCCATTTCTTCGTGGCCTCTGTGTGAATAATCTTCAAGAAATTCTTGAAGAAAACAAACCTTTTGTAGCAGGGATTCAATCTGCTTTCTGCATATAGGAAGCCATAACTGGAAAGGGTGCAAGATCAGCTCTGAAGTATGCATAAGAGACATTAGAGCTGCATAGGCCGCCACCAACTTTGAAGCTTGAACTTTCAGTTGTTAATGCGACTTCTGCAGATAAATTTCATAGAATATAGCATCAGGATCATAATAGAATTACTTTTGCCGCAACAGGAGTAATGAAGATCATAACAACTTTTGTCACATTAATACTTATAATGTCACTCTTTCGAAATACTGATTATCTTCTGAAATTTACATACCAAATATGAGTCGAACCCGCAGCTAGCCGCTAGGAAGCCAATTGCTCCTTCTCCATTATAGAGCTTAATTTCTaaacttgaaatttataaatcaaGATTCCATTTGGGAAACCCGATATTTTCGGCCATCCAGACGATAATcactttttttaatcatttgcaAACACTATCTTCCttgttttatttaatcattGATATAGTTGACTTTCTTGTCTGATTTAGTAAAACATTTGCTTTCATAATGGTTTGAGCCATTAAGCAacaaaaacaaatgaaaatcaTTCGAATATCTTAAATATCAATCTATGCAAAGACATTGTTTGTTAATTCTACAATCAAATTAATATGACTTGGTCTAAGAGTTGAATTTGCTTAAGCATTTATTGCCACTTGTGTTTGCGTATGAGggtgaaaaatattttagttaaacTTCAATAAATCATATTTCATGATGATTTGAACCATTAAGCAACTGCAAAAGATGGTTATGGTGATGCTGACACATGTACTGAATGAATAAATCATGACCACTTATTCAACCATGCTAATTGTTTACAACAATAAAAGACGAGAGGACTGATACTTGACAGTATATAGATCGAAATTTGCAAATAAAATAAGCAATTTTTCCctactttttatatttttatgtaaaataaataattataattattttaaaattgaatttaaactacattatattttattatttttaaataagttttGTTAATTTAATGTATCATATATAATAAGTCTAAGTATAACATTAATTTTTAcaacaatatataatatttctatAAGACTACATTTAAAGTTATATTTTAAAGTTctgttatcaatttacaaatttattcaaTCTACTATAATACTTCATGAATATAAGTAAATTGAAAGTGTTGGGGAGACTGGTTTGTTACACTGGAGAGCAGACAATTGCTATGGCTTGGCGATTTGATTGTTGTCCTATGAGTATATCCATTATTTCATTCAACTTCTCATCAGAATCCACCAGAGTATTTCGCTTATTGGGAGCTAATCTTGACTATACAGcaggaaaaaaaatctataaacgTCATATCTTGCTCAAACTTCCCATCTTTTATCCTCAGCAGCTTGTTCTCGATCAAATCCCCCATctctgaaaattttgaaatttgactTGGAATGTAGTTGAAAGATCTGCAGTCCAGTGTCTTTGTTTCCTTACTTAAGAAATGTTTACACAAGGTTTTAGATAATAAATCAACTTTTAACTTGGTTCAAGTATTTAATGCGTTAATTCTAGTCACTTACTCCAACACAAGAAGCTAAAGATTGAGATAGATGAACAAGATTGATGAGCCCCTCAAACATGAATCTCACCATCTTCTCGGGACATGCAATTGTAACCAAAATATTAATTGATCTTAGATTATGGTCGTTTCTTGACATTTATGATTTGATTCTACATACGACGGAGTTTACTCTCGGTAAGTACGCGTGTGTTCTGTTAAACTTTATTACGAGTATCCTACCAAACGCCACTCTACGCAATGTTCTTCATTCAGGATGACAATCTTCTGGAATGAATACTTCGATAGATAAGTTCCAACTTTTATACTCACCCAGAAAAACCCTGTTTAAAAGGGCTACAAGGATCATAATGAACAACTATATTTGGCAGTCTAATATCTTATTTGTCACTTATTATGTTACTAAGAAGTGCTAGACAAATTATTCCCACACTATATTATTGTAACACAACACTATATTATTGTAACACAAGCACATAGAGCAATAAATAGAGTCATAAACATTCAAGCGGGAGAGATCTTAACCATGCCTTCCATTCCAGCAGTTTGGCGATTTGGTTGTCGAATAAACTTCTCATTGAATCTTTAATTTGGATCACCTAGAGCTAGCCTTGATATGCCAGCTATATAAATTACAGGCTGATGATTTATGCCTTTCTATATCTCTTTAATCTTCATCACTTTATCTCAACCGAACAGGTGGGCCTCATGTCATTACGGAAATTTGAATGGCTCGCATGCTGTAGTTTGCAATCACTTTTTGTTTGGATATGTTCAAACTGCAATCCTGATCTTCAATCCCTCACAAAGCAGGACATATAGACAGATGAGGCAATAAATTTCTCACTGCAAAGAATGTTAGTTCAACGCGTATTGAACTATCTTCAATTTTTGCAAGAAGATGGACACATAAGCAAGAATCATCACCGTGTTCTTAAGGTAGGAAAGTGGAAAACTTGCTGTAATTTTCTAAAACTTAAAGAGACGAAAGCAGTGTGCACGTTGAACATCGGTTAATGATGTAATGTGTCTCCTATAATAATACATTTTAACTGTTGATCCATTGATGTCTTCCTCTCTTCTAAAAGTAAAACATCGCAAGGGCGCGATTTTTCCACTGTATAGAGAATAATGAGTTTATGATGATTGCTTCAAGCGGTTTGGGCTCAACCGAGACTTAAGTGTTGAAAAAAATACAGGAAAGTAGGCCTTTGCGCGATTTCATTGAAAAAATACAGGAAAAAATAGTTAGTGCAACAAGTTCGAGATATCCAATTAATTGGTCAGAACTCAGAACCAGTTTCAGAGTAAGAATATGTGATTTGTAGGATGATGAATATAGAAAAGGAAACTAAATCTTTAGTAGATATTaaaaccaaaaagaaaaaagaagaagaatcaATCGATATAACCAATCTCCAATGAATTTCCTAATTACTACTACATAAATGAGTATACTATAGACTATCAATAATCAACAGAACCTACCCAAAAAAGAAGCAAATATAACTCCCTTTAACCAGCAAAATTGACTCCTTATCTAAACATATAGTTAGCTAGACGCCCGTAGAAATGGTAAAACAAACAGGAAACTGCGTTTCTTTTCTTGGTGAAACTTCTGATGAAGCCTCGGTCGATTGAGTCAGTCCAGCATCAATGCTGGAGTTTGTGATGCTTTCAAGTTTTTCAACCTCAACTTCTTCAACAGACACGGCTTTATTCTCACAATAGTTTACATCCTCATCAGTCCAATAAGAAAATGAATCCCCGTCAGAAGTATAGCCCCACTCGTCTGAATACGATCCCGAACTCAACTCATAGTCGCTCTCGGATACCACCAATATAGTCTCAATCTCATTCAAACCTTCAGGCTCCTCAACGTATTCGATTGCTTCGTTGTCtttcaagccattaataaacgGATGATTCAACAGCATTTCGGCAGTCATACTGAAACTGGACTTCCTCACAAAACAACCCTTTAGAAAATCCCTAGCATCTTCCGATATATCATTTGGAAATTTCGGTGATTCATCCCTCGTACCAATCTTCGCAAGAATCTCCTCTGCCTTCAACTCTTTTTCTCCGTGCCACGGATGCTTCCCAGTTAACATCTCCAGCACAATACACCCGACCGCCCAAATATCACTTGGAGCTTCTTGCACGTTATCCATCACAGCCTCGGGCGACAAATACATAGGAGTGCCCCTCCAATAAGGACCCAGCTTCCTCTTCTTATTCTGTTTTACCCTCTTTGCCAATCCGAAATCTCCAATCTTAGCACGAAATTCAGTATTTCCTTCTCTTCGAAAACTAggcaaaagaaaaatattatcgGGCTTCAAATCGCAATGAACATAGCCAATGCCATGAATATGCTTCAAACCTCTAAGAATGCACCTTGCGTACACCCTAGCCTCAAATTCAGGCAATCCACCGCTACCGGATTTCTTAATCCTCTGTGCCAAGGTTCCACCAGAACCATACTCCAATAACAGATTATACACCATCATACCATTATCTCCCGTCGTCGTCTCCTCCCCAAAACACTTGATTACATTCGGACATCCCTTGACATTACTCAAAACCACCCGCTCCTTCTGAATTGAACCGGAAACCGAAACCTCAGCCGATTTTACAGCCATCACTGACGGAAAATAGCTATGCTTTGATCTGGTATTCTTGAGAGTAGCCACATAAACACACCCGAAACCCCCTTTCCCNNNNNNNNNNNNNNNNNNNNNNNNNNNNNNNNNNNNNNNNNNNNNNNNNNNNNNNNNNNNNNNNNNNNNNNNNNNNNNNNNNNNNNNNNNNNNNNNNNNNCCGAGATTGCAGCCACCCTACGAGGTTGAGTACAACATATTCTCCCCTTGGTAGTATAACCTGTCTCGGCCAGATACTGCGGCACTTGCGTGGACTTCTCACATCCTGTCTCGCCAATCAGGACCAAAACCTGATTGTTCATGACAGCCTGAACCAATTCATTTTTCAACTCGTAGATTGGCAAACTCTGCCTCTGTTCCAGAAAGGAAAGCTTGGTGTATATTTGCGTGTTCATGAGAGCAGATGTCGAACGATGTAAAGAACTCTCTGCATACATTATCGTTCCTTGTATCAAATATGACCTTCACTTTTGCAAGATAAAGTTAACATATATCTAATTAGATCAAAAAAAATCACCACAGATAGAATCTGAATATTAGAGTTTTCGTTCAATAAAGATTTGATCCTTACTGATTTTGTCCGTGGTGACACAAAATAAGATATCAAAATCTGGATCAGAAGATTGGAATCAgggaaagaaagaaaattttaaataaagattTGGATTTTGATGCATAGCCTAAACAAAAGATGTCATATCCACATTGTTGGCTAACATTTGAAAATGTTAGATTATGTTTAAAATCGTTTAAATAACATCATGTTTTTTAGTAAAATTGATCCAAACATATCAAAATAGGAGTGAAGGTCATATTTGATACAAGGAGGGTGTATTCAATATAggatatttattgatttttaatgacttttgtatattttaaaagtctagatgTCAATTAAGATTTTTCCATACTCCATAGAAGTCTAGTGATTTTCAAAATAGATTttcatagagttttaaaaagtcaagtagtattcaacattgacttttaaaaattctataaaagtttataggtattcaaattttcaatagacttttaataacttcatgtaattcattaacatacaaacattaaagtctaaggtacaactataaattgtcaaaaattgtatttggttcaacccaaagtttttgatgtatttttaaaaCTCATAACTCATACACAAGCTATTTATTTCTCTCTCTGTCGCTTCACATCACCTCTCTTCTTATCTTCTCTCCTCCCATCAATTTATTTCATTCTCCCAAATTTTCGAAgtgtatctctatatatattttcatctttctttttcaaattttttattttttggctgatttttcatttaataattttttattttaatatcataagaaattttgaattctaaaattgattttgtgatttttaatttatgatttatacaaattaatgtaatattcaataataataaaagatgatccaaaaaatatcgcttaattcttaataattgaatagcctcgacaaccatgattttttaaattcttttagcattttaaattaatatataagttatgatatttttatacaaaattatatccacaaaatgttaaataatattcttttcacatgtatattatcaattcaaaaacaagattacagattaatcaattgatgtattttaaaaaatttacaaacatacATACAAAcccatacacacacacacacacgtgtaaggattaaatgatttaacttttaaataagtatatttatttaataatataaatattgaaaaactatttcaaactgaatatcttatatatgtcaattaattattgtttcaaagaaattaataaaaaatagtatgttataattaagtacaaaatttataaaattttataaaaaaaatttcataaaagtctataaaaatCTTGTCAAAAAGTCTACATGAATTCATataaatctgtttataaatatgtgagaatcaataaaagtcaataaaaatctatcaaatccataaaagtctatcatttgaaaaagtcATCAAAACTCTGAATTGAATACACCCTACTTTATGTAGACCATCATTTTGACTTTCCGAATAGCGTAATTGGGTCCATCCAAAACTGGTGGTCGAAGTGCGGTGACATTTGACATATCCATAATACTTTTTCTTGttcaagcaaaaaaaaaaatcagaatctCACTTAGTAAACGTCAAGTGTCGCTTTGATATCAATTGAAAGAGTTGTTTGGCGTAAATGTACTAAATAGATGGAGATTGTGTGAATCAGATGTATATGTTGTATGTAGTGTTGTAACACCTTAACACAACGTGCATcagaataatataatttatcacATTATTAAACTTTGGtgaataataaaacataaataatcacGCATGCCTCGAGACAAAAGATAA includes these proteins:
- the LOC140974758 gene encoding mitogen-activated protein kinase kinase kinase 20-like; this encodes MAVKSAEVSVSGSIQKERVVLSNVKGCPNVIKCFGEETTTGDNGMMVYNLLLEYGSGGTLAQRIKKSGSGGLPEFEARVYARCILRGLKHIHGIGYVHCDLKPDNIFLLPSFRREGNTEFRAKIGDFGLAKRVKQNKKRKLGPYWRGTPMYLSPEAVMDNVQEAPSDIWAVGCIVLEMLTGKHPWHGEKELKAEEILAKIGTRDESPKFPNDISEDARDFLKGCFVRKSSFSMTAEMLLNHPFINGLKDNEAIEYVEEPEGLNEIETILVVSESDYELSSGSYSDEWGYTSDGDSFSYWTDEDVNYCENKAVSVEEVEVEKLESITNSSIDAGLTQSTEASSEVSPRKETQFPVCFTISTGV